The following DNA comes from Notolabrus celidotus isolate fNotCel1 chromosome 12, fNotCel1.pri, whole genome shotgun sequence.
TATTCAACATTAAGAACACGTCTAACCAAGGTCTTCTGCATAACGTgaatctgtctttttatttagtGAATGCAGCCGATCTTACTGAGTGATTGTGAGTTAAAATTAGCCACCTAGCCTGCTAACATTAATACTAGCCTGTTACTTAGCTCATACACCTCGCTCGGCAGCTAACTGGCCCGTTTCAAAACAAGCAGCACGAAGCCTGTTTACTGTTATATCTGAGATATTCATGCATTTATATTTTGGGATTCTTTACACTTATTATATGGTGGTTTTGCATTTTGAAAGGCACAACATATCAGAATCCGTTATAATCGTTAACCTGCAAGCTAATATTGCTAACTATCTGGCTAGCTGATGCATAAAATGCTAGCTAGCAGCTTAGCTAGCCAAATTTAGGAAAAAGGGAAACTGGGTCAACCCGACGATCTAGATTTATACTTGATTACGACATTTACCTAGGATATGGGCTTTCGTTTGTCTTTTTTCAAATACAGCCAAAACTTATTCCAGAAAGTCTTCTTTACTTccaaattgtgttttcttttcgaCAAGCTCGCTCACTGTAATGTAGCTGAAGATGGACGGTACCTAAAATCCCACCTCCGTGTGAAGGCCCCGCCCTAAATCAAATCTACGAgatctgattggacagaactcatgtctgtcacacacagagacatccGCTTGACTAAGGTCCGACAATTGGTTCAGGCGTCTGATGAATTCATTtgagaacaaaaccagaactgCCAGGAGGAAAATTCAATTCAGTTCttaagtattttattatatagagcaggggtgtcaaacttaTGGAAGCCTGTCTCcggcagttaaaaaaaaaaattaaaacatattttgttaaggaaaagtaaaaaaagtcataataatgagatacaaAGTCATAAtcatgagatactaagtcataataatgcgatactaagtcataataatgagatacaaagtcataataatgagatattaagtcataataatgagatacaaagtcataataatgagatactaagtcataataatgagatactaagtcataataatgagatacaaagtcataataatgagatactcagtcataattatgagatactaagttattattattaaccccaactctaaccccaaccctgactctaacccctaaccctaaccctaatcataaccctaaccctagccctaaccctacccctaaccctaatcataaccctaaccctaaccctaatcataaccctaaccctaacccttaccctaaccctaatcataaccctaaccctaaccctaatcctaaccctaatcataaccctaaccctaaacctaaccctaaccctaaccctacccctaaccctacccctaaccctaccccgacccctaacccctaacagcagatctttgttttgatttgtcagcatgacggccatgcggccaatcacatgtgaggatataggatataggtgatggaggggaggctgtgtattgtggctacatctgttccttcagagagagtcttctcgaagacagggcaaatactcactgagagtagaaatcagatcagcccatccaagctgaaccatctgatttttctcaatgccaacctgcactgaggagattaataatgtttgctctagtttggttctggttctggttctgtttgcttgagtttggttctggttctgtttaattggagtttggttctgggtctgttgcttgggttggttctggttctgttttcttgagtttggttctggttctgtttatttgagttggttctggttctgtttgcttgagttggttctggttctgtttatttgagtttggttctggttctgtttgcttgagttggttctggttctgttcatttgagtttggttctggttctgtttgcttgggttggttctggttctgttttcttgagtttggttctggttgtgtttgcttgagttaggtcctgtttgcttgagtttggttctggttctgtttgcttgggttggttctggttctggttctgttttcttgacttgattctggttgtgtttgcttgagttaggtcctgtttgcttgagtttggttctggttctgtttgcttgagtttggttctggttctgtttgcttgggattgttctggatctgtttgcttaagttggttctggttctgtttgcttgagtttggctctggttctgtttgtttgagtttggttctggttctgtttgcttaagttggttctggttctgtttgcttgagtttggttctggttctgttttcttgagtttggttctggttctgtttgcttgagtttggttctggttctgttttcttgagtttggttctggttctgtttatttgagtttggttctggttctatttgcttaagttggttctggttctgtttgcttaagtttggttctggttctgtttgctcgagtttggttctggttctgttcagtGGATGAGTTTGCAGTTTTGGGTTAATTTGTACAATTAAAGAAGTTTGagtaaaatactaaacaaaagtaagaatggttttgtaacagaataaatccaCAAacttgggcaattataaggcttctcataaaaaagtgtacataaaagggttttcaacacaaaccattagtttttgcaaagttaaggtaaaacatacggcttcAAAAGAttctaaattaagagccgttcgggagtcgaaagagccggctcttcttcgggaaccgagtcaaaagagctggctctctgaaaagagccgaacttcccatcactacagcaGGGGAGGGGAAAAACATATACAGATTCTCTGCAAGGGAGTCCTACCAACATTATACTCTGCATCTACGCATGATACACTCTCTGTCAGAGCTTTAgaaaatgagcagcagaagtaaacaggtgATAACCCTGGCACTCCTCTTTGATcatgacagtgaaagagaggagggtgtgtctgaagatgaagaccatcttgtggtcaattctgagtctgatgaCTCTGACTATgaaccaaatgaggaaacagatattcATATACCTCCAAGCAGACATTCACATCAAGAATGGGGAAATACAGTGATCTTCATCCCCAAATATAAGTCAGGCAAACTGTctacagaaaacattataaagacagagccactaggatagcagtgactcgtgtaacagacatcaagtcagcttttgagcaggtcatggtaaatggtaaatggtaaatggacttgtactcatatatctcttttccagtcttctgaccactcaaagctcttttacattactcgctcacccaatgatggtagaggctgctatagtaagggaccatcagtattagatAATCTTATTCTAGACATTCATGCACCACTGAACaactgagggagcagtttggggttcagtgtcttgcccaaggacacttcggcatttgactgcaggagctgagatcgaatagagacaagctgtcagcccTTAGAActgtgagggacaagtgggtagagcaacttccactactctataacccaggccctaatgtcacagtggatgaaaggctagaggcattcagaggttccttccattttaggcaatatatgccttccaaaccagctaaatacagcatcaaaatctgggcagcatgtgacagaagaggtgtctcctgttaatttatcaacatcacttcataaaaaaaagataataaaaaaaaaaatatatatgaaataaacaaaaatctaagtcatgtaaaactattgtatttatattttgatctttcaaatgtacattaaaaaaagttttaacatgaattttcataaaaaacgagtgagttatcctatttgaaccatgatctgtgaggattaaagaacaccattgcactaaatattgatttaaatggttagtaatggatttaataatgagattaaaaatgtttattgggatttttttgagttctgacacttctggataattaaacatgccccgggtcaagttgatctacaaacattattgctgtccctaagaaacaaacataaccgGAGggttaagccctgaaacctgctgcaaacacaccaaacacacaggttacctgTGCACCTGACACTGAGCGTAATGTTAACAGCAAAAGAATAGATAGATTATAAcaatgaacaaggtaaagttgactattttggacccctcagctccagcatgaacagtctgcttgctggaccgtgttgtatgcagggggtgtagtgctagtgttagtagttagtggatcatcatatagtgctctaaaaggtcttcatgaatctcaaccggattatgcaaacagcaagtcatctattttctcactttgagaaataaAGTCCCGGGAAAAAAGGCCGTTCAGGTCATtctgtcagcactatgattgtatgcgacccccagaggaaaaatttgaaatagtagtaactttcattgaaaaattgcagttaatgtcttctatgtaatttttttcactttgcaaagtcgccagattggaacctctggcaggtctgttttggcccgcgggccacatgtttgacactcgtctttttttttttttttaaatgaaacataatTGCCAGGGGAGTGACACAGATTCTCTACACAGAAAGTCGAATccacaaatcaaataaaaaatctgaaatctgtttttataataATTCAGCTtgaaacttagattttttatattttcaatagaaatgttttttcactGTGTTCTGTTGATCAAGTCTTATCTATTGATGCAGAcgttaagatttaaaaaagtgactccTCTGTCTCGcatttgtctctctctgcaaaCATTTCATAATGAAACACCAGCAcccttgaaacattttttagccttaaaataaataattaactgAACCAAAAAAAGTGTTGCATCACATACGAATCAAACAAACCTGATAATCATGGCTCCCTTGGTCTAATGCCatctaatactaataataacaatttcTGGATGATCAATGCAGGTACTTTTCTAAAACTGTATCTACATTGCTTGATAAGAAAACATAGGAGGTTGTACATGAGTGTTTACAGTTTATTACTAATCATAACTATATGTTGTCAGTACAAAACATGAAATTAGAAACTCATATACtcaaaacaaattaataaatgtaCCAGGTAAGTAGCATTTTACCTAAAGTTCATTCAATGAGTTCATAACATTCAAGTAAAATTACACAGAGCAAAACCTAGCTGAACAGAGGAGGTTGCATCTTTTGAACAGTTTATGAAACTTGGTCCTCTTTTATCATCATCACACCCAGGGCAGTGCAGTGATCAGTGAGACAGTGAAGTTGGACTGGGCATCTCTCCAAACTGTGTCTCTGCCAACGAGGACATGTCGGCTTCAGGctgggaaaagaagaagaatataaGCACAGAAAATCATTAGTAAGCACTGTCAGATGTCTGAATGTGTACTTTTGAAGTTGCCTATATACATATTATAACACCCATTCAAGCAAAAACAGATgaagtattaaaaaataaatacatttgaatttaCTTGATCTTTATCTTTGTCTTGTCGTGAAATTCGATGCCTCCTCTTCTTTGGTGCTGCAGCATGATGCGAAGGTGCAGAcgaagcagaaccagacacaccATTGAGCCGGTCTTCCTCGACTCCAACTGCAGGATCTAAATGTGCTCCCGACTCTTCCtggaacaaaaacaagagaCTATTTCAAACATGCATCAGAGGCTTGAGTTATTTATATTTCACTgcttcaaaacaaaaagcagacagGCTGTACCACTGCCAGATTAACTGTACTTGTTGGGTTGAcctttaaattcaaacacaatGGAAACTACAAAGAGTTCATCATTATTATCCAACCGTATGGCCACACCAAGCAGAAGGGTCCTCTGTCAAATTCTAAATGAAAAGACAACAGCTACTGACTCAACTTCTGTTGAGCGgacaaaatgacataaaatgGCCAAACCTGCAGAGAGTTAATCAATAGGcatcctcctttttctttttcttttcttttcttttttttttttattgagtctcTCTTGTCAGTATAGCTTAGCTagctttgcctttttttaatcagGTATTATATTTGCTTGTACTTAGTATGCGAAAACGTATTATAATGGCAATAGGCATGACATTGACCTGTGGGGGGAAGTGGTTTGGCGGCTGGGTTTTCCTTGTTTGGAATGTACGGTATGATATGGTGGCagtatattattttgttttatttattaatgtgttttattttcttcttttttttcttctcttccttctcttctctttctaatgtaaatgtctttatataatccactcttaatattttactttaaatgtttaatgtggTTTGAAGGCAAGATGTATGATCTGATTtaattctcttctgtttgtggaaaaacaaaaaacaataaaactctgttttaaaaaaaaagaagacaacagcTGTATGAGTTGATATCATGACACATGCAAAAAACTTATTTTCAGGGTCCTCATGACAGGTTGATCCACACACAtccttttattataataatccaTATTATCAGGACTGAATTCAATGATTTAGTGAACCTGCACTCCAGGAGCAGGAACTGATAGAAAATAGTCAAATTAAACATGGAACTTTTGGCTTTGACTGGTCTGACTGGCACACCCACCTAACAAGCTGATTTTACTATCACGCACACTGCATTTTACCATGTTTACCCTGCATTTAAAACCACATGCTTCTTATTTTTCATCATTGTACATTCTGAAGCTGAACTTACAGACTTAAGTATATGATATGCATACAAATGAAACATACTACCCTGTTATAACACTAGGACATTTGTAATTATACGCCTATTAAAGAATGGAGTGCAAAATGTATTGTTGTTGAAAACATTATAGCCCTTCTGCTACAAAGTAGATTTTCATGGGCCTTTCTGACATTCTGTTAGAAATCAATCTGCTGTTGTTCAATGTAATGCCTGTAATAATacgtttacatttttatttcaataacatgtatttatcttataaTTATATGGCATATATTTTGCTGCACACAGGATTGTAGATTAGAAAAGCTTAAAAAGCATGTCGGACTTCCACACTGCAAACAAACCAGTGGTAGCAGAACATCAAGGTTGTATTTCCCTAAACCGTATTTGATATACATGTGGTTGAAAACACCTGATCTTTTGTCTGGCAAACTAAATTGTTCAGCAGTTTGAGCAATGTATTACAACCCTGCTTATATTATGGCATGGATgataacaatacaaaatattaaTGATGCTTCACAACTAGTTTTACATAAAGTTCTTATAAAGTTTAATTTCACCTCTAGAAGTATCGTGAGCTGGGCGTTTCTGTAGTCATCTCCATGAGCATCTAAAGTCTTCATGAGAAACCTGCAATATCAAAATTATCTTCAAATTGGCCATCATGCAGAAAACATCTAAAATGTAAGAGTTAATGTGATGAAGTTTCATACCGTCTCTCTTTCTTCAAGCGACGTGTAATTCTTTGTACCTGGTGAAGGCGACCAAGAATCTTCTGATTCACCTGAAAAGGACAATTTTGAAAGGGACTGTGAGTACACTGTCATACATGGCTGATGTAGGCTTTAAATAGTATTATCTATTTAGTTCTAACATCTGAATGTAAATGGAAGAGACTGGATAGTGTTGTAGATAAATGTGCTGAAGGTAAAGATAAAGCAGTTGTGAAAAGCAACAGAATAATAGGTTTAAGTCTTTATTTGAAATAATCATATAAttaatatacatttctgtaatgCAGTCTCCTATGCTCTGCAAGTGCAGTCCCAAAATTAAATCAGCTGATATGAATGAAAACATATCAGAAATCTTtcttagataaaaaaaaaaaaacagccagcaTTTAAGTGCATAGCAAGGAAAGGTATTTGCAATCACAAAGCTGGTGCCAATAAAcccaaatacatttcacagacagTGATGTATTCTTAGAAACATAACACACCTCTCTAAATCCAAATGCAAGTTTGTACAAACCTGTTCAATTTCTTTACATCTCCTGCTCAGAGCCAAATATTTCCTCTTATCAAGAGctcttctctcttcatcttcttctgctgtaCTCTCCAGCAGCTCATTGCTTCCAGGACCCAGCTCCACCTGAGAGAATCAACACACCTGTATCCTTTCTGTTTGGCTTTCTGGGTCAGTGATTCAAATCAAAAATA
Coding sequences within:
- the tfpt gene encoding TCF3 fusion partner isoform X2, which encodes MMEDFSGLALPPLFGGHILEAELEPGGVELGPGEVELGPGSNELLESTAEEDEERRALDKRKYLALSRRCKEIEQVNQKILGRLHQVQRITRRLKKERRFLMKTLDAHGDDYRNAQLTILLEEESGAHLDPAVGVEEDRLNGVSGSASSAPSHHAAAPKKRRHRISRQDKDKDQPEADMSSLAETQFGEMPSPTSLSH
- the tfpt gene encoding TCF3 fusion partner isoform X1, translating into MMEDFSGLALPPLFGGHILEAELEPGGVELGPGEVELGPGSNELLESTAEEDEERRALDKRKYLALSRRCKEIEQVNQKILGRLHQVQRITRRLKKERRFLMKTLDAHGDDYRNAQLTILLEEESGAHLDPAVGVEEDRLNGVSGSASSAPSHHAAAPKKRRHRISRQDKDKDQVNSNPEADMSSLAETQFGEMPSPTSLSH